One region of Clostridiales bacterium genomic DNA includes:
- the rpsT gene encoding 30S ribosomal protein S20 — translation MPNIKSAKKRVLITKKKNARNRADRSKVNNAIKAFNKAIDSANLEEAERLLPITMSIIDKGVTAGVLHKNAAANKKSALSKRLSDIKSGKVTIVVKKDNKTIAAEKARAAKEARDAARAEFRAKQAEKQAEKDEQKKKKAVKEKAEEKPVKEKAPKKSKKAEKPAEEEKPEAPAEDKAE, via the coding sequence GTGCCCAACATCAAATCCGCGAAAAAGCGCGTACTTATTACGAAGAAGAAGAATGCTCGCAATCGCGCAGACCGCAGTAAAGTCAACAACGCCATCAAGGCGTTTAATAAAGCAATCGATTCCGCCAACCTCGAAGAAGCGGAGCGCTTGCTTCCCATCACCATGTCTATAATCGACAAGGGCGTTACCGCAGGCGTACTTCACAAGAACGCCGCCGCCAACAAGAAATCGGCGCTCAGCAAGCGTTTGAGCGACATTAAGAGCGGCAAAGTAACCATCGTTGTCAAGAAAGACAACAAGACGATCGCCGCCGAGAAAGCGCGCGCCGCAAAAGAAGCCCGCGACGCCGCTCGCGCCGAGTTCCGCGCCAAGCAAGCCGAAAAGCAGGCGGAAAAGGACGAGCAAAAGAAGAAAAAGGCGGTCAAGGAAAAAGCCGAAGAAAAACCCGTAAAGGAAAAGGCTCCCAAAAAATCCAAGAAAGCGGAAAAGCCTGCCGAGGAAGAAAAACCCGAAGCTCCCGCCGAGGACAAAGCCGAATAA
- a CDS encoding nicotinate phosphoribosyltransferase — translation MTMRNLTMMTDLYQLTMMDGYFLEGKANDTAVFDVFFRQKDTINYAVFAGLDQAIDYIKNLHFSKEDIDYLRSLGIFDGAFLDYLKDFRFTGDMYSVCEGDIVYPQEPIVIIKAPLIEAQLIETALLNIISHQTLIATKSARIVSAAKGKSVVEFGLRRAQGPDAGIYGARAAIIGGCNGTSNVLTGQMFDIPVKGTHAHSWVMSFDSELDAFRAFARVYPDTCLLLVDTYDTIQGIRNAITVFNELKAAGHKPIGIRLDSGDLAYLSKVARKMLDEAGFPDAIVMASGDIDEYLLASLDNQGAKIDMYGVGTKLITSEDTPSLGGVYKLSAIAKNGGKLVPRMKVSDSMVKVTNPGLKTLYRIYDKKSGMAFADLIALKDEKLDKPLVLTHETERWKTTTLDDYDVRCMLHKIFENGKNVYNSPALSDIVKFAESERAKFWDEYKRIDNPQIYKVNLSDGLYELKHKLLKEHRAKH, via the coding sequence ATGACAATGCGTAATCTCACCATGATGACCGACCTCTATCAGCTTACGATGATGGACGGTTATTTTTTAGAAGGAAAAGCTAACGATACGGCTGTGTTCGACGTGTTTTTCCGCCAAAAGGACACTATCAATTACGCGGTGTTCGCGGGGCTCGATCAGGCTATCGATTATATCAAGAATCTGCATTTCTCCAAGGAAGATATAGATTACCTGCGCTCGCTCGGTATATTCGACGGCGCGTTCTTGGACTATCTCAAAGATTTCAGGTTTACGGGCGATATGTACTCGGTGTGCGAGGGCGATATCGTGTACCCGCAGGAGCCTATCGTCATTATAAAAGCTCCGCTTATCGAAGCGCAGCTTATAGAAACGGCGCTCCTAAACATTATAAGCCACCAAACGCTTATTGCGACCAAGTCGGCGCGTATCGTGTCCGCCGCTAAGGGCAAGAGCGTGGTCGAGTTCGGTCTTAGGCGCGCGCAGGGTCCCGACGCGGGCATTTACGGTGCACGGGCTGCGATAATAGGCGGGTGCAACGGCACGAGCAACGTTTTGACGGGACAGATGTTCGATATACCCGTAAAGGGCACGCACGCGCACAGCTGGGTCATGAGCTTCGACAGCGAGCTCGACGCGTTTCGCGCGTTCGCGAGAGTGTACCCCGATACTTGTCTTTTATTGGTCGATACGTACGACACCATTCAGGGAATACGCAACGCCATAACGGTATTCAACGAGTTGAAGGCGGCGGGGCATAAGCCGATAGGCATAAGGCTCGACAGCGGCGACTTGGCGTATCTAAGTAAGGTCGCGCGCAAGATGCTCGACGAGGCGGGATTCCCAGACGCAATAGTCATGGCTTCGGGCGATATCGACGAATACCTGCTGGCTTCGCTCGATAATCAGGGCGCGAAAATCGATATGTACGGCGTGGGTACAAAGCTTATTACGAGCGAGGACACTCCGTCGCTCGGCGGCGTGTACAAGCTGTCGGCGATAGCTAAGAACGGCGGCAAGCTCGTTCCGCGCATGAAGGTGTCCGACAGTATGGTCAAGGTCACCAACCCCGGGCTTAAAACCCTGTACAGAATATACGACAAGAAATCGGGCATGGCGTTTGCCGATCTTATTGCGTTGAAGGACGAAAAGCTAGATAAGCCGCTCGTTCTCACGCACGAAACGGAGCGGTGGAAAACGACCACGCTCGACGATTACGACGTGCGGTGTATGCTGCATAAAATATTCGAAAACGGAAAGAATGTATACAATAGTCCCGCGCTCAGCGATATAGTCAAGTTCGCCGAGAGCGAGCGCGCCAAGTTCTGGGACGAGTACAAGCGTATAGACAATCCGCAGATCTATAAAGTCAATCTTTCTGACGGGCTGTACGAGCTAAAACATAAGCTGTTAAAAGAGCATAGAGCTAAGCATTAG
- a CDS encoding CCA tRNA nucleotidyltransferase → MKIHLDEKSAKFISELGDKVYVVGGYVRNSLCGYKTTDIDLAGPLPALALNLPPRTTMNMVNHRMGTAQLICDDIKYEYTPFRVEVYNQGGEHTPAHVSFTTDMTADAARRDFTCNAVYYDVKRDEIIDPLGGIRDIEQKILRGCHKRVFESDGLRLLRLVRLAAELNFKIEGETAMSAKANNAQLVDITSERKRMELDKILYADTANDVKSAQYRGLRLLKQLGLWENLIPEIAAMNGVTQPELYHKYDVMEHTFKCVQYAPPIHNLRLAALLHDVGKPFCIKKFGNFHGHEKSSGIAARIILNRLRYPNDVIEQVVRLCSLHMYDMRGDAREAKIRIFVAQNYDVLDKLVALIKADKLATGMVAPDEVEGKHRFEIVRDKMIEEGAPILKKQLRISGKDLADMGFESEAISAALESLWHDCIINPRNNNPDWLYKVAQRLPKKPNR, encoded by the coding sequence ATGAAAATACATCTTGACGAAAAATCTGCCAAGTTTATAAGCGAGCTTGGCGATAAAGTGTACGTGGTCGGCGGCTACGTGCGCAATAGCTTGTGCGGCTATAAAACAACGGATATCGATCTTGCGGGTCCGTTGCCTGCGCTTGCACTCAATCTTCCGCCGCGCACCACCATGAATATGGTCAACCACCGCATGGGCACGGCGCAGCTTATTTGCGACGATATAAAGTACGAGTACACGCCCTTCCGCGTGGAAGTATACAACCAAGGCGGCGAGCACACGCCCGCGCACGTCAGCTTTACCACCGACATGACAGCCGACGCCGCGCGGCGCGACTTTACCTGTAACGCCGTGTACTACGACGTTAAGCGCGACGAGATCATCGATCCCTTGGGCGGCATACGCGATATAGAGCAAAAGATCCTGCGCGGATGTCACAAGCGCGTGTTCGAATCGGACGGACTGAGACTGCTTAGGCTTGTGCGGCTCGCCGCCGAGCTTAACTTTAAAATAGAAGGCGAAACGGCAATGTCGGCAAAAGCGAACAACGCGCAGCTCGTAGATATAACCAGCGAGCGTAAGCGCATGGAACTTGATAAAATTCTCTACGCTGACACCGCCAACGACGTCAAGAGCGCGCAGTATCGCGGACTACGGCTTTTAAAACAGCTCGGGCTGTGGGAAAACCTCATTCCCGAAATCGCCGCCATGAACGGCGTGACCCAGCCAGAATTGTACCACAAGTACGACGTAATGGAGCATACGTTCAAGTGCGTGCAGTACGCTCCGCCCATTCATAACCTAAGACTCGCTGCGCTCCTCCACGACGTAGGCAAGCCGTTCTGCATCAAGAAATTCGGTAACTTCCACGGTCACGAGAAAAGCTCCGGCATAGCCGCAAGGATAATTCTCAACCGCTTGCGATATCCCAACGACGTTATAGAACAGGTCGTAAGGTTATGCTCGCTGCATATGTACGATATGCGTGGTGACGCTAGGGAAGCCAAGATCCGCATATTCGTCGCGCAAAACTACGACGTACTGGATAAGCTCGTTGCGCTCATAAAAGCAGATAAGCTCGCTACCGGCATGGTCGCGCCCGACGAGGTCGAGGGCAAGCATAGGTTTGAAATCGTGCGTGACAAAATGATAGAGGAGGGCGCGCCCATACTCAAAAAGCAGTTGCGCATTTCAGGCAAAGACCTTGCTGATATGGGCTTCGAGAGCGAGGCTATCTCGGCTGCGCTCGAAAGCCTGTGGCACGACTGTATCATCAATCCAAGAAACAATAACCCCGACTGGCTGTATAAAGTCGCACAGCGACTACCCAAAAAGCCTAATAGGTAA